The Pyrococcus kukulkanii genome contains a region encoding:
- a CDS encoding DUF504 domain-containing protein encodes MRKGTVKEVLAKIKYDPRENEDDYYIVIEHRGAYGNVRRIPVKLIELGHGYFFVGETQIPYHRILKVVRKDGRVVWETRKNR; translated from the coding sequence ATGAGGAAGGGAACCGTTAAGGAAGTCCTAGCTAAGATAAAGTACGACCCCAGGGAGAATGAAGATGACTATTATATCGTCATAGAGCACAGGGGAGCCTACGGTAACGTGAGGAGAATTCCCGTTAAGCTGATCGAGCTTGGCCATGGCTACTTCTTCGTTGGAGAGACCCAGATACCCTACCACAGAATACTGAAGGTGGTAAGGAAGGATGGCAGGGTCGTATGGGAAACTAGGAAGAATAGGTAG